In Cicer arietinum cultivar CDC Frontier isolate Library 1 chromosome 7, Cicar.CDCFrontier_v2.0, whole genome shotgun sequence, the genomic window acatgatttcgaaacttaCTATCTTTATTGTTTGTGTTTGCGTGTTTGCAAATACAAATATTACAAGTCGTCGGTTAGTAATAGGTGATAGTGCTGGGAAAGTATATGTTATAATTTATGAGTCtcatactaatttatatttccAAAGCTATTGGTCTAGagtattattttgtaatttatagtTTGAAGACGAAAGTCAATCGTCTCaaaattttatgaataaataGATGTCAAGGaatatttaacaaatctttcaaaagaatttttttttatgtaaatgaTTTCTGAAAGTGTAAATATGAGCTCCAATTAAGGCTTATGACCAACCAACTTCAGTTAAAACCTGTATTTGTGAGTTACTAGCCGTTTCTATCTCCTAATTTAGCCTATTGTAGTTTTTGTACTCTCTTCTTCTTGTATAAATAACTCTTAATGTATTCAGTTTGAGATTAAGGAGAATGAGATAGATTCAATATTACCACTATTTGCTCTCAGAATTCTGAAACATTATAGTAATCAGGTTTGGTTTTGAACTAGTGCTCATTGGTTCGAAGTTCAAATCTCCTACTATAATTAGATctgtaataattatatatatatatatatatatataaaagaaataagagAAGTTTATAACGAGGGGatgcaaaaattaatttttaaccaCCTAATTAtgaatagtcaaaattaaaataaaaagtcatgtaatttttttaagtgatcATGTGTTATTTAATCAactcttaataaatatttaacattttcacctttatatatatatgtatatatataaagttagCTTTTAGAATTAGAAACTTAATACTTAATTAATAATTGTCTTttgatggtttttttttttatttgttatattatttagatACATGTCTGATTTGCTAGTCCAATCCGATACAGTTTTGATTAACTTGGTTCAAGGCATGGAATTTACTTGtgagatttatttatttttaaggttcataattttaatttttataaattttaatattttaattttagtttctgtaaaataaaaatacaatttttagtcttgaaaaaattataatgcaTGCATTTTTATTCTTTGTGGTTAATTCTTCATACATTTTTGAatgaaattttgtaaatatatttacatcattatataaagtttatccacaaaaaatagatcaaaattCGATTTTTATATCCAATTGAAATGATATAATTAtgaatagttttttatatttaaataatataatttatatttatttatagatgaaatgatataattactgttaaaatttattttttaaatttattttgaagagCTTTTGTTAATGTGATAAAACATACAAATAAtcattagaaaattttaaagttgaatATTTCGTTTTAgcatgaattaaaaatatcactattaactgttatttttaaatcttATTGCTCTGCATGACTCAATTGACagagaaaattttgaaacagagagaaaaaacataacataaaaattacGAACACaggaaaataataatagtcAAACATTACCGGTGGCGCCGGTCAACGGTCGATAAACCTCTTTCTAAAGCTATCTCTCTCTTGCTGGGTCATTCAATTTTGTGGAAGAGCTTCTTGGTTTCTCTGAATTTTTTTACCTCTACTTGGTCTAATCCAAAGAAgctgaatttttttaaatttctttttggaGAATTTTGCTTTTTAATTTCTGGGTGCTTTTTTCAAGCTTAAAAGGAAATGgcagtaagtttttttttccttctcttctgtatatttttttttatattcatgattttgttgtgttttataTGTTTATGGAAACTCAATTTCAATCTCTTGCATTATGTTTTATGTGTTTGGTGTATGTTCCTTCACTAGTTATCTCATTTGTTCATCTTCTATTGCTATGAAATAGTTGACCAAAATTAGactttaatttcttttggtCAACTTGGTTCATTTTCTATAGCAGATCAATCATCAATAGCTTCCTTTTCTTGCTTCTTAGAATCATGAAgcaattcaattataaatatcttATTATGTTAATTCtcttgatttttattaatatgatagTTTCATTagtcatgatgagtttgtaatttAGCTTAGCCTTGTctttttaatcataaatttttagtaatttttccGAAGGTTGAATTAATTACCTAGTTGATAATTAATAATCATAATTCTAGTTGGATGTGTAATtacttattaatataattttggatCTTGCCAAAACAAGCAGCTAGTTGAGTTGTAAGTTGTAACTATGAATTGTTGTTTAATTGAATCCAATGTTTACTTATTTGGAGTTTTCTGTAGCAACATGTGCTATTTGTACTATTTGTACTATTTGGTGTTTTTGGACAATTAGATACTTGTGATGCATATGAGTTTGGACGTACTATATCAAATATCAATCATAATTGACATAAGGGGATAAAAGATTGGTTTGGTGACTGAGGTGGGGGAGTTAGGGAGTAGAATGATAAAAAGATCGCGGATTGATCCGTACCCTTAGcaaaatactaacaatattaaCAATACTAATTACTAACATTGACTATTGCAAAAAGAACCATAATTGGCGTGACATTTTAAGGAAATATTACTAAAGTTATAGGTTTTATTTTCCTATGTTGTGGTACTTTGCTTAATAGCTTTGATACATAAGGGAGAATATCACTTTGCATTAGGCAGATGCAGATGTTTTGATGGAAAACAAAATAGTGAAAATGAACAAGAATGTTGTGTTTCAAGCGATCAAATGTTGCAAATATGTATATATCAGTTGAGATGAAGTATGGAGAAGCAAGTTTGGTGCAAAATATTGAACTATACATCTTAACACCAATGTGATTGAAAACCAATGTAATAATATATTCTGTGTCGATTAAAATGGTATAATGCTAACTATTTCGGTGATTCATGTGAGAGTCAAATGGATGAAAAACATAGAGGGTCTTCATCTTATGTGAATTCTAGAGGTAATATGTATGTTGAGAATTGGACTTAGAATTTTGTTGAGTATGACTGCAAGATTGTAATTTTGCTTAGGTGAAAAAGTGCAATACTTTTGGAGATTTTATGGAATGACTACAGATAGTTAAATGGGGAGGGTGTGGCGTACTTGCAAAGAAACTTAAATACTCAAGTGAGGCAGGGAGCTGTGAGTGGTTTTAGGGTCAGAATTTTGTATGTACCTGATGGTCAATAACAAGCCTCCTTGTATAAGATGATGGCTACATGATATTAGGAGAAATATTTTGTTACCTGAAATTGGAAATCTAcggaatatgatataattttatgttattatagaGGCACGAGATCAGGGATATGATATCAATGCCAAAATATTTGGGATGTAGATGAATTTATTAGAATTTGGGACTTCACATCTAGGGCGTGGCTTGATAACGGGTGATCCAACAGATCTTGGATAAactctgataccatgttaaaatttattaagCAATGATATAGTATAAGTAAGAAATCAAATCTGTAGTTCTCAAGCATAGGAGTTTCTTATATCAGAAGTGATAAGAAGAGACTTGATCTATAGAACTTCAGAAAAAGCATTACATTTTTTTGTTCATTGATAAATTATCTCACTATTGTTCCATTATGTTTCTCACCTCAAATCATGTGAAAATctgatgaaaatgatttttcctGACCTTTTCGTAGTGAAAAGAAGAATCTGCAATATATTAGTGAATCAGGTATACAAGTTTGCATTCAACAATCATTTATTCAATGCATGCAACAATATTATTTATGCAGATAAATTTGGCCTAGTTTGGATTAGTTTCTAACTTATAGGAGCTTCTTAGTTAAAATAAGTTTATGGTTCTTAACTTATGGAAAAGTACTTATTAGCTTATAGATGTTCATTTGGGTGGGTTTTGATTGAGCAAGTTCCCTCCCCGGCTCGTCCTCTTGTAAAACCAGCAATTTTGCTAACATGCACCTGTTGGCATTGGTTTGTACCTAGAGAGCTACATTAAGTGTATTGAACTTTTCATGCACAAATGCATTATACAGATTGGGATTTTTAGTGTCGGGtatgtaatatttaaatataagttGTATACTGTAAATCCTAATGGTGACAATAATCAAAACGAATTGCAGCCACTCGGCAATTGGAGATGTAGACACACTTGACGTAACACTATGATCAAGCATAGTGTATTCTTCCTTTTGCATTTTCGTATCTTTATTCTTTTGAATCGAAGTTGCTGTTCTAATAGTAAGATTATCGTtccagtaaaaaaaaaagttagattaTCCTAAGTTGGTCTACTTGAGCAGAATCTCGTAAATTCGTCTTATAGTTAGATTTGCAGGTTTTCTTTGGAATTACTCTTGTTATATGTTGAAGTTGAACATTGTATTCTGTTTTTCATTTGAATGAATTGTGATAGGACATTcattagcatttaaaacttgtATTCTGGCTTCTATTTTATTGAAACATAATAACTTAACAGAAACTGTTCATTGTGTCAAATTCGCAGCAGCAACGAACTCATGTACCGAAATTTGGCAATTGGAACAGTGGAGACAATGTTCCATATACAGCATATTTTGACAAGGCACGGCAAGGCCGAACCGGAACAAAGATGATAAATCCAAATGACCCTGAAGAAAATTCAGATTTAgtttttgataattcatcatCTGATCACCTTCTTCCTTCCCAATCCAAACCGAAAGTTGATTCAGAGGATCCATCTGGAAAGGGATCAGCGCGATCATCAAATGAGTTGCATAAGAGTCTAAAAGACGGTGATCCTAAGAACTATGTTAACTCTCCAGCTCGTCAAGACAATGTAAGCAATAAGAATGCCAATGATTCTACGCCTCGTGTTGGAGTAGGTTCTGCTGATAACCGACGAAGACCTTCAAGACAAAATACTGGGTCTGAGTACAGCGTTGATCGATCACCCCTTCATCGCCAAGCTAGAGCTCCTGGCAGAGATAGTCCCTCATCAGAAGGAAAGAATTCCTATGACAGCAGCCATGGTATACCGGGAAGATCCCGGTTAAGACCTGCTAATCGAGTGGATGAAACTGTTAGTTTTCTTATTCTTTTATACTATCTTGTATATGTTATTAAGCAGAGTAACTTGATCCGTCCTCATATCATTGTAGCTTGGAATCATTTTGAGATTTTCTGTTGCAAATATGTTCTGACTTTAGAATTCTGATACATCAGCCTGATAAAGGTGCTGCTGTTCCAAAGTTCGGGGAGTGGGATGTGAGTAACCCTGCATCAGCTGACAGCTATACTCACATTTTCAACAAAGTGAGAGAAGAGAAACAAGGCGGGGCCGGATATGCACCCGGAACACCTAACGAGAGGCCGCATGTTATCCGCAGGCAACCTGCAAATGGCAAAGCACAGGTAAGCCTGCACTTTCTTTTTTAACATATGGAAGATTTATAATTTTGTCAGCTGTACCGATGCTTATCTTTGTGCTTCTTCAGTGTTGCTGCTTTGCTTGGGGCAAAAAATGACTTGTTTGGAAAGTTTGAATTCTAAGAAGGTGAAAAATGGTGTTGTGAATGTTCATGAGGTGTGTGTAGCAGCACTTGTAAATATTCAAGGTTCTGTCTCCTTTAGCGAAGACATCATTGAATTATAACTACATTgtgttctttcttttttttacgTGTATGTCTTTCTTTGGAATGTGCTTATAGCAAAGACACTTTGCATGCAAAGAAGattgtgattttaaatttttggccTTTTGTTGTGGTACTGTTATGATCTTATGATTCAAATTAACTGTATTTATCCAAGATATAAGAGATTGGTTATATAATTCTTTTCCAATGAATTTATGGCTTGTGATTCAAGTTATACTGTGTTGAAGTCAATGTTGAACTTGTGTATTTTATACAAAGGATCTTATTATGACCTTATTACCCTTTCTATCAGCAGCTGATTCCAATGTAATAGTGATTAATAAATCATCTGATTTTTTTACTCACCGTCTCATTCTCTCTTTACTTTAAATTGGTGGATGAAGGTAATTGAAAGTGCATATTATAAGACATATCAGATTAAATTTAAACCATACTAACGtggttttctgattttttgggagagaataaataaaaactaaaacggAGTGTGGCGGGCCATGTAATACTTCTACTGCATCCattcatttctatttttttctttccttttatgAACTCCATTCATGTCTATATCCATTGTCACCTACACTCAATATATTCACAATTGTTAAAAGGAATTTTCATGATTAGatgtgttataatttttattatgattgggacttggaataaaataaatcatttataaaaaataaatgataaaaattaataaaaaattataaaagatcaaaataaatattaagtaaagGATAAGTCAACAAAATTAAATGTAAGACAAAGTAATATCATACTctataatataatatcatatgATATTCACATtgaaatatatacatatatatcataagaaaaatttgttaatgaaaatttttaaaataagagaaatttatattgaaatattattttttatttttaaaattccatttatattcacattattttttataaaatttatattttcatattcaagttaaaaaaaaat contains:
- the LOC101494956 gene encoding RPM1-interacting protein 4 isoform X2, which codes for MAQRTHVPKFGNWNSGDNVPYTAYFDKARQGRTGTKMINPNDPEENSDLVFDNSSSDHLLPSQSKPKVDSEDPSGKGSARSSNELHKSLKDGDPKNYVNSPARQDNVSNKNANDSTPRVGVGSADNRRRPSRQNTGSEYSVDRSPLHRQARAPGRDSPSSEGKNSYDSSHGIPGRSRLRPANRVDETPDKGAAVPKFGEWDVSNPASADSYTHIFNKVREEKQGGAGYAPGTPNERPHVIRRQPANGKAQCCCFAWGKK
- the LOC101494956 gene encoding RPM1-interacting protein 4 isoform X1, which produces MAQQRTHVPKFGNWNSGDNVPYTAYFDKARQGRTGTKMINPNDPEENSDLVFDNSSSDHLLPSQSKPKVDSEDPSGKGSARSSNELHKSLKDGDPKNYVNSPARQDNVSNKNANDSTPRVGVGSADNRRRPSRQNTGSEYSVDRSPLHRQARAPGRDSPSSEGKNSYDSSHGIPGRSRLRPANRVDETPDKGAAVPKFGEWDVSNPASADSYTHIFNKVREEKQGGAGYAPGTPNERPHVIRRQPANGKAQCCCFAWGKK